The nucleotide window GCACCGCTACCTCGCTGTGCAACGAGCGGTCCGCGGCGGTGACGACACGGTCACGGTCGCGCATCGACGACACGAGCAGCGTCCGCTCGGCGTCGACGTGCTCCGCGAGGCGTGCGAGGTTCAGGATCCGAGAGTCGCCGATGCCGTCGACGCCCCCGTCGAGCATCGCCCGTGCGACCGCCGGGTCGCCGGTGACGGCCTTGGTCACGCCGACGACGCGCCCGTCGAAGCGCGCACAGACCGCCCGCGTGTTCTCCCGGACGACGTCGAGGTCGACGTGGACGGTCGGCGCGTCGACGCCGCGGGTACTCGGTGGTGCCATGCTCACGAGAGCAGCTCGACCGCGCCCGCGGCGAGGACACGCGCCACGTCGACGGTCTCGTCGAGGTCGACCCACTCGCCGGCCCCGTGGATTTGGTCGCCGTCCGGCCCGAAGATGACGGTCGGCACCTCGGCACGGTGGCCGAGGTAGTTGAAGTCGCCGACGCTCCGGAAGTAGCCGAGCGACGGCGACTCGCCGGTGACCGTCCGCGTCGCCGCGGCGAGCCCCTGGACGAGCGGCTCGTGCTCGTCGAAGACGTACGGTCCGTAACGGGCGTCGGCGTGGGGCACCTCGCGGAGCCCCACCGAGACGTCGGCGTCCAGCCCGAGCTCCGCGACTACTTCCTCGGCGTCCGCGAGCACGGACTCCCTCGTCTCACCGGGAACGACGTGCCGGTCGACGAGGAGTCGACACGACTCAGGGACCGACAGCGTCTCGCCCCCGCCATCGATGGAGAGCGGGCAGACCGACCCCTCGCCGAGCAGTGGGTGAGAGCCCACGGGCATCTTCGAGAGGGCGTCCGCGAGCTGTCCCGCCGCGACGACGGCGTTCCGCCCGGCGTCCGGTGTGGAGGCGTGTGCAGCGGTGCCCCGGACCTCGATGTCGTAGAGGAAGCGTCCCCGGGCACCGAGGTAGAGCGTCGGGTTCTCGCGACCCTCGCCGTCGAGGATGGGCCCCGGTTCGGTGACGACCGCCATGTCGCAGTCGTCGGCGATGCCATCGCGGAGCAGCTGGTCGGTCCCGAGCCCGTAGGGGCCCTCCTCGTCGACGACCGCCGCGAGGACGACATCGCCGGCGAGGTCGACGTCGGCCTCGGAGAGCGTGGCCACGGCGACCATCGCCGCCGCCAGCCCCGCCTTCATGTCCGCGGCCCCCTGTCCGTAGAGACGGCCGTCCTCGATGCGACCGGAGAGGGGGTCCTCGGTCCACTCGTCGACGAGTTCGACCGTGTCCATGTGCCCGTTCAGCATGAGCGTCGGCGCGTCCGGGTCCGAGCCCGACAGCCGCACGAGGACGTTCCTCCCCTCGTAGTCGGTGATTTCGGGCTCGCTGACGGAGTGATACTCGGGGTCGAGTCCACGGTCGTCGAGCCAACCGTAGACGAACTCGCCGATCTCGTCTTCCTGGAAGTACGGGCTCTCGATCCTGACGAGCGACTGGATCAGGTCGATTGTCTCGTCCGCGTCGACGGCTGCTGCCACCCGCCTCGCGGCGTCCGTAGAACTCTCAGACCGGGTCGTGGATTCGTCGTCGTTCATACTCACTCTCCGCGTTCTGGACCGTCGGAATCGTGCGGTTCGACGGCCTCTGTCACGGTCTATGCAATCCACGGAACGACCCTAATCACCGCCCCTCTCATGACAGGTGGAGACGGGGATAGTGCTACCATGTGTCGTGGTGGGTTGTCGACAGGAAAACCGACCCCCTCAGAATCAGAACAACGGGTGACGGCGCGGTCACGTCGGACTCGCGACCGCTATGGCAGCGCCCCGATGACCTTCGCCTCGGCCTTCCGAAGGTGCTCCAGCGTGGTCGCCTTCGAGACGCCGAGTTCCTCGGCGATCTCCGTCGCGCTCACCTCCCGCGGCCACGTGTAGTAGCCCCGCTCCCGCGCGAGCTCGAACACCTCACGCTGGCGCTCGGAGAGGATTCCCTTCCGGAGGAGTCCGCCAGCCTCGCGGTCGTCCGACGTGATGTGCCGGACGTCGATCTCGGCGTCCATCTCGTCGCGGACGGCGTCGAGGCTCTCCTGGATTCTCGTGCGGTCCCCCTCGATGACGACGTCCCAGTACTCGCGGCCGTCGTGGATCCAGACGGCCTTGTCGGGGATGAACCCGTTCGAGACGAGCGAGTCGTTGATGCTGCGGTCGTGGCCGTACATCACCAGGAGGCTCTGTGAGACGTTGCCCGGTGTGGGAATCCGCTTGTCCAGGTCGAAGCTGTTGTCGAGCCGCCAGACAGAGTCGACCAGCGGCGACGACTCGATGTCCCCGACGAGCGATTCGAGCGCGTCGGTGGAGTCCCCGTAGGCGGTGAACCGCCCCTTCACCGAGTCCTCGACCGTGTAGACGCCGTGGCCGAAGATGCCTCCATCGGCGTCCTCGGTGACCTGGAGCGTCCAGCAGTCGGGGTGCCAGATGCTCAACGTCAGGTGGGACCCGTTCCGGGTGTCGTGTCCGGCCTCAGCCATGTTTGATTTCAGTACGTTAGCAAGGCGCATTACTCTACCGCTGGTCGCACCAAGGACCAGCCAGTTTCGTGTCTGGGTACGATTGACACAAGAGCTCCATCATCACACGACGGCACGATCCGTCGATACGGCAACTCGCACGAGGACACGAAGATTGACATCCTCCACTCGCCTTAAGGCGCGGGAATCCTCGCGCTCGGGGTCTGGCAGTAACGCCACCCCCGACGTGAGCGACTTTCTCCTATACGTGGATACTCTGGTCTGTGCGCGCTTCTTTGGGACGGTGAGAGCGTGGTGACTCCAGCCACTCGTGGCTGTCCCACTCGAATCGCACGGGCCGTGCCATCGGCCTTGGGACGCCTGTGTGCCGTTGACGAGACACGGTGTGTCTCGTTCGCCAGCCAGAACTCTCCGAGTTCTGGTGACGTCTCAGGAAGGACTCGCTTGCTACGAGGTCGGCGTGACCCTCGAACCCGCACGAACACGTGAGCGTGTCCTGATGCCGAATCGTGTCCGTCGTCGAACCGCAGTTCGGACACGTCCGGGTCGTCCACGCCTCCGACCGGAGTTCGACCGTGATACCGTACTCCTCGGCGGTACACGCCAGCCGGTCGATGAACGCCCGGAACGCCCAGAAATTGTGCGTCTTCGCGTTCGCTCGAATCGACCAGTGCGTCTCCAGCACGTCGGTTAAGTCCCCGACGTACACCGTCGAAACACCTTCCTCGTAAAGACGGTCGAGAAGGTCGCGCACCAGCGCGTTCTGTGCGTGGTCGCGTCGTCGCCTTCGACCACGGTACAGTTGCCGAATCCGGTTCGAGGAGTAGCGCCCCTCACGGAGCTTCGACTGGAGCCGGGAAATTTCCCGCGTGGTGTCGCGGAACTTCTCGAACAGATCGCGTCCGTGGTACAGGTACTGTTGGCCGGTCGTGGTCGTACAGGCGACGAGGTTGTTCGCCCCAATATCCAGAGCGGCTTCTTCCGAAGCCAGTGGTGCATCCAGTCGAGAATCGTCCACGGTGACTGGCTGAAAGGCCCTGAATTGGTTCGAGGACTCGTCGTAGTACAGTTCCAACCGACCCTGTTTCCCGCCCCACTTCGGAACGCCCGCGACTTCGAGACGAAGGCGTTCGGTGTAGCCGAGGTCGTACTTATCCTTGAGTTCCTTCCCGACGGGAATTTCGAGGCGGGAGCGGTCGCCCAGCTCCAGGGTGTACTGGTCGTTGCGGATGTACGTCCGGAGTGTTCGACCATCGTCTTCGTTCCCCCAGTAGCCGGGTGGGGAACAGTGTTTGCCCTTCTCTGTGAGCGAGAAGAACGAATTCCACGCGCTCTTGTTCTTGCGAATGAGTTGTTGGGCGGTGGCGCTTCCGAGGACGCCGACGTACTGTTTGCGGTAGTCGGCGGTGTCCCAGATGGATTCGCCGTCGAAGTAGTTCTGGCGGCGTTCGTAGGTGAGTTCGTTCCAGAGACTGGCTGAAGCGTCCAACAGTTCGTGTAGCAACTCCGCGTCCTGGTCGGAGCGGGGTCGGACAACGAATGTGTTGGTGCGCCTCATCAACTACTGGTTGTTCCCAATCAGGTATAAATGAGGACTCATGTGTGACTGTCTGGCAGAAGTTCGAATCGAGTTTGACGACGATGAGCAGTACGAGCGGTTGAATGAACTGGAAAATACCGTAGTCTGACGTGGAAGGGATTGCTCCTCGAAGGAGAGAAGCGTGTTCTAGAACAGACCCCGGAGTGAGTGTCGTCGGGGGATTGTGTCGATCTGTGGTCGCTCGACCCCCGCCTGAAGGCGGGCGCATGCGCTTGATTTTATGTCACATCCAGCCGACTGGCGCGATGTGCTCTCGATGGCACTCGCCGAAATCGGGGACCGACAACGGGCGTTCTGGTCAGATTGAAGCGGGCAATCTCACTCACGTCGGCCAGTTACCAACTCCCGACGACTGCTCGCGATTTCGCGTGAGCAAGAAGATATATTACTGACGAGAGGGGTTCTTCCTCCAATGAGTATTACTGCGGCCGTGGTCCTCGCCGCAGGGGAGGGTGAACGGCTGCGCCCGCTGACGCGGAACCGGCCGAAACCGATGCTCCCCGCCGCGAACCGACCCATCATCGAGTACGTCTTCGACGCACTCGTCGACGCCGGCATCGAGGAGCTACACGTCGTCGTGGGCTACAAGCGCGACCGCGTGCAGGGCCACGTGGCCTCGACGTATCGGGGCGTCCCGGTCACCTACCACATTCAGGAGAAACAGCTCGGCAGTGCTCACGCGGCGTTGCAGGCGCGCGACGCGCTCGACGACGACTTCCTCGTCGTCAACGGCGACCAGATCGCCCAGGGCGACCTCGTCAGCGACGTGATGGCCGCTCACGACGAAGCGAGCGCGGTCACCCTCGCGGTCATCGAGAGCGACGAAGCGTCGATGTACGGCGCGGTCGAGACCGACGGCGACCGCGTCACTCGAATCGTCGAACGTCCCGGTGGCGACGAGTACCGGCTGCTGAACGCCGGCGTCTACGCCTGCGACGACTCGCTGTTCGCGACCGTCGAGGACGCCATCGAAGATGGCGAGGCGCTGACGCTCCCCCACGCCATCAGCTCGCTCGTCGAGGACGGCTCCGACGTCCGCGCCGCACGAACCTCCGGGCTGTGGACCGACGCGACCTACCCCTGGGATCTGCTCGACGTGAGCCAGCAGCTGCTCGACCGTGGCGACATCGACGCGACCGAGGTCCGCGAGGGCGTCTGGTGCGCCGAGCGCGTTCGCGTCCACGAGGACGCGGTGTTGCGGCCGCCTGTCGTCGTCAGCGCGGACTCGGAGATCGGCGCGAACGCCGTCGTCGGCCCGCACGTCGCCCTCGGCCAGAACGTCACCGTGGGCTCGAACGCGACCGTCGAACGCTCCGTGCTCGACGCCGACACCCGCGTCGGCGCGGGCTCGACGCTCGTCGACTGCGTCACGGGACAGGGCGTCTCGCTGGGGGCAGGCTGTGTCGCACCGGGCGGCCCGGCCGATGTCGCCATCGGGACGACCGTCCACGAGGACCGCCGCCTCGGCGCGCTGCTCGCCGACCGCGCGACCGCCAGGGGTGGGGTGACCTTCGCCCCCGGCACGCTCGTCGGACCGAACGCCGAACTCGATGCGGGCACGACGATCTCTGGAGTGATACCGGAGAACGGGAGGGTGATGCGCTGATGTGCGGCATCGTCGGCTGCGTCGGCCGTCCGGACGAGACCCTCGACGTGCTCATGACCGGGCTGTCGAACCTCGAATATCGTGGGTACGACTCCGCGGGCGTCGCGCTCTCGAACGAGTCGCTGTCGGTCGAGAAGCGTGCGGGCGAGCTCGAGGAGCTCGAGGAGGCCGTCCGCAGCACTTCGCTCCACGGGAACGTCGGCGTCGGCCACACCCGGTGGAGCACCCACGGCGCACCCACGGACGCGAACGCCCACCCCCACACGGACTGCAGCGAGCGCGTCGCCGTCGTCCACAACGGCATCATCGAGAACTACGACGTGCTGAAGAAGGAGCTGCAGGCCCGCGGTCACACGTTCGAGAGCGAGACCGACACCGAGGTCGTCGCCCACCTCGTCGAGGAGCGCCTCGAAGCGGGCACCGACCCCGAGTCAGCGGTCAGGACTGCCGTCGAGCGCATCGAGGGCAGCTACGCCGTCGGCGTCGTCGTCGCGGGCGTCGACGCCATCTTCGCCGCACGCGAGGACTCCCCGCTCGTCATCGGCGTCGCCGACGACGAGTTCCACCTCGCCAGCGACGTCCCCGCCTTCCTCGACTACACCGACCGCGTCGTCTACCTCGACGACGGCGAGTTCGCCACGCTCCGTCCGGGCGGGCTCACCGTCATGGATGCGGAGGGCACGCCCATCGAGAAGCCCATCGAGACGGTGGACTGGGACACCGAGGACACCGGCAAGGGCGGCTACG belongs to Haloarchaeobius salinus and includes:
- a CDS encoding sugar phosphate nucleotidyltransferase, with translation MSITAAVVLAAGEGERLRPLTRNRPKPMLPAANRPIIEYVFDALVDAGIEELHVVVGYKRDRVQGHVASTYRGVPVTYHIQEKQLGSAHAALQARDALDDDFLVVNGDQIAQGDLVSDVMAAHDEASAVTLAVIESDEASMYGAVETDGDRVTRIVERPGGDEYRLLNAGVYACDDSLFATVEDAIEDGEALTLPHAISSLVEDGSDVRAARTSGLWTDATYPWDLLDVSQQLLDRGDIDATEVREGVWCAERVRVHEDAVLRPPVVVSADSEIGANAVVGPHVALGQNVTVGSNATVERSVLDADTRVGAGSTLVDCVTGQGVSLGAGCVAPGGPADVAIGTTVHEDRRLGALLADRATARGGVTFAPGTLVGPNAELDAGTTISGVIPENGRVMR
- a CDS encoding M20 family metallopeptidase is translated as MNDDESTTRSESSTDAARRVAAAVDADETIDLIQSLVRIESPYFQEDEIGEFVYGWLDDRGLDPEYHSVSEPEITDYEGRNVLVRLSGSDPDAPTLMLNGHMDTVELVDEWTEDPLSGRIEDGRLYGQGAADMKAGLAAAMVAVATLSEADVDLAGDVVLAAVVDEEGPYGLGTDQLLRDGIADDCDMAVVTEPGPILDGEGRENPTLYLGARGRFLYDIEVRGTAAHASTPDAGRNAVVAAGQLADALSKMPVGSHPLLGEGSVCPLSIDGGGETLSVPESCRLLVDRHVVPGETRESVLADAEEVVAELGLDADVSVGLREVPHADARYGPYVFDEHEPLVQGLAAATRTVTGESPSLGYFRSVGDFNYLGHRAEVPTVIFGPDGDQIHGAGEWVDLDETVDVARVLAAGAVELLS
- a CDS encoding helix-turn-helix domain-containing protein; translation: MAEAGHDTRNGSHLTLSIWHPDCWTLQVTEDADGGIFGHGVYTVEDSVKGRFTAYGDSTDALESLVGDIESSPLVDSVWRLDNSFDLDKRIPTPGNVSQSLLVMYGHDRSINDSLVSNGFIPDKAVWIHDGREYWDVVIEGDRTRIQESLDAVRDEMDAEIDVRHITSDDREAGGLLRKGILSERQREVFELARERGYYTWPREVSATEIAEELGVSKATTLEHLRKAEAKVIGALP
- a CDS encoding RNA-guided endonuclease InsQ/TnpB family protein, translated to MRRTNTFVVRPRSDQDAELLHELLDASASLWNELTYERRQNYFDGESIWDTADYRKQYVGVLGSATAQQLIRKNKSAWNSFFSLTEKGKHCSPPGYWGNEDDGRTLRTYIRNDQYTLELGDRSRLEIPVGKELKDKYDLGYTERLRLEVAGVPKWGGKQGRLELYYDESSNQFRAFQPVTVDDSRLDAPLASEEAALDIGANNLVACTTTTGQQYLYHGRDLFEKFRDTTREISRLQSKLREGRYSSNRIRQLYRGRRRRRDHAQNALVRDLLDRLYEEGVSTVYVGDLTDVLETHWSIRANAKTHNFWAFRAFIDRLACTAEEYGITVELRSEAWTTRTCPNCGSTTDTIRHQDTLTCSCGFEGHADLVASESFLRRHQNSESSGWRTRHTVSRQRHTGVPRPMARPVRFEWDSHEWLESPRSHRPKEARTDQSIHV